The following proteins are encoded in a genomic region of Dysgonomonas mossii:
- a CDS encoding glycoside hydrolase family 3 N-terminal domain-containing protein, whose product MKIKYIAAATAFFATICLNVAALGSKTTTLYDTVDKEKMGHWVDSVYNQMSLDERIGQLFMPIVSGDNTESNKNTIKSLITNQYVGGLLFSKGSPQNQAELTNYAQQVARTPLMISLDGEWGLSMRLDNTTQFPRNMMLGAIQNDSLLYYYGLEVARQCRQIGVQVNFAPALDVNSNPNNPVIGNRSFGEDPDRVAQLGVMYSKGLEAGGVMAVAKHFPGHGDTSTDSHKTLPTITHDKDRLDDFEIKPFRKYIDAGLSGMMIGHLNIPALDPKRQPSSLSEPITTKLLQNDLGFSGLIFTDGLQMKGVSGEDNYCVRALLAGNDILLGPVNTAKEFNAVKKAIVDTLLTESQIEVKCKKVLAYKYILGLNHVTTIEASGLIQNLNNANAEWINRNLHRDAMTLIKDDDKIVPLKELDKRKIAAISIGASVDNTFHNILKMYGDVTCFNVSDSDALLQLKKVLEPYNTIIVSVHTTRTNFSTAIQNVMQGKETVLAFFLNPYRVAVYASAVKNADGVLLAYEDTDLAQNYAAQAIFGGNAITGKAPVTVKGVFKEGKGINTKKIRLSYTVPENVGIATSRLDGIETIVQEGIKAQAFPGCQILIAKDGEVIYNKSFGSFEYDGKQKVTNTDLYDLASMTKATATVPAVMKLYDDAKLKLNTPISNYVSVLKGTDKSDITVRDALLHESRLPAFIPYYMNAIDEDSYEGKLFNRTQTSLYSAQFDANTWARTDYKFKPSIVSQTPKAGFLPLAEGLYINETYSDTIISEIAKSKLSKRKQYVYSCLNFMLLKEVVEKISKEDLNTFVQENFFSKLGATTTTYNPLTKFDKQRIVPTEKDDFLRKQLLQGYVHDEGAAFMGGISGNAGLFSDANDIAKLYQMWLNMGTYGGEEYLSPKTCQLFLQAKSGISRRGLGFDKPETTTGKSSPTALSAPAGTYGHTGFTGTCFWVDPDNNLIYIFLSNRVNDKRTHNAISTLNIRTRIQEEIYSAMKKGTLSQESNITNTNTNDKQKTDAE is encoded by the coding sequence ATGAAAATAAAATATATAGCAGCTGCAACTGCATTCTTTGCAACGATATGCCTCAATGTTGCTGCTTTAGGAAGTAAAACAACGACTCTCTACGATACGGTCGATAAAGAAAAAATGGGACATTGGGTCGACTCGGTTTATAATCAAATGTCGCTAGATGAGCGTATCGGGCAGCTTTTTATGCCTATTGTAAGCGGAGATAATACGGAGTCGAATAAAAACACAATAAAAAGCCTGATAACAAACCAGTATGTCGGCGGGCTTTTGTTCTCTAAAGGCTCTCCTCAAAATCAAGCAGAACTCACCAATTATGCGCAACAGGTGGCTAGAACTCCTTTGATGATCTCGCTTGATGGGGAGTGGGGTTTATCCATGAGGTTGGATAATACAACACAGTTTCCTCGCAATATGATGCTGGGTGCAATTCAAAATGATTCCCTGTTATATTATTATGGTCTCGAAGTTGCCCGACAGTGCCGACAGATAGGTGTGCAGGTAAATTTTGCTCCGGCACTCGATGTTAATAGCAATCCTAATAATCCTGTGATAGGGAACCGTTCGTTCGGTGAAGACCCTGACCGTGTAGCCCAACTTGGTGTTATGTATTCGAAAGGCTTGGAAGCAGGCGGGGTGATGGCCGTAGCGAAACATTTTCCGGGACATGGCGATACATCCACTGACTCTCATAAAACTTTGCCTACCATTACGCATGACAAAGACAGGCTTGATGATTTTGAGATAAAACCTTTCAGAAAATACATTGATGCAGGTTTGTCGGGAATGATGATCGGGCATTTAAATATTCCTGCTCTCGATCCTAAAAGGCAACCCAGCTCTCTGTCTGAACCTATCACTACGAAGCTGTTGCAAAACGATCTTGGCTTTTCGGGATTGATCTTTACAGATGGTTTACAGATGAAAGGGGTTTCGGGAGAAGATAACTATTGTGTGAGGGCTTTGTTAGCAGGCAATGATATTCTTCTCGGACCGGTAAATACAGCAAAAGAATTCAATGCGGTAAAGAAAGCGATAGTAGATACCTTACTCACGGAATCGCAAATAGAGGTTAAGTGTAAGAAGGTATTGGCATATAAATATATCCTGGGTTTGAATCATGTCACGACTATAGAAGCTTCGGGTCTTATTCAAAATCTGAATAATGCGAATGCCGAGTGGATAAACCGAAACCTGCATCGGGATGCGATGACATTGATAAAAGATGATGATAAAATCGTCCCGCTAAAGGAGCTTGATAAGAGAAAAATTGCAGCGATATCGATAGGCGCTTCGGTGGACAATACATTTCATAATATATTGAAAATGTATGGAGATGTTACCTGCTTCAATGTCTCGGATAGTGATGCCCTTTTACAACTCAAAAAAGTACTTGAGCCATATAATACAATTATAGTGTCGGTGCACACTACAAGAACAAATTTTAGTACTGCTATACAAAATGTGATGCAAGGAAAAGAAACTGTACTAGCCTTTTTCCTTAATCCTTATCGGGTAGCGGTTTATGCATCAGCTGTCAAAAATGCCGATGGGGTTTTACTGGCTTATGAAGATACCGATCTGGCTCAGAATTATGCAGCTCAAGCTATATTTGGTGGCAATGCTATTACAGGAAAAGCTCCTGTGACAGTAAAAGGAGTGTTTAAAGAGGGAAAAGGCATTAATACTAAAAAGATAAGACTAAGTTATACTGTACCCGAAAATGTAGGCATAGCAACAAGCCGATTGGATGGTATAGAGACTATTGTACAGGAAGGTATAAAAGCACAGGCTTTTCCCGGATGTCAGATATTGATAGCCAAAGATGGAGAAGTTATTTATAATAAATCATTCGGCTCATTCGAATATGATGGTAAGCAAAAGGTAACGAATACCGATTTGTACGATCTTGCCTCCATGACGAAAGCTACAGCTACCGTTCCTGCTGTGATGAAGTTGTATGACGATGCTAAATTGAAACTCAATACACCTATTAGCAACTATGTATCGGTGCTGAAAGGTACGGACAAATCGGATATAACAGTTAGGGATGCTCTCTTGCATGAAAGCCGACTTCCGGCCTTTATCCCTTACTATATGAATGCGATAGACGAAGATAGCTATGAAGGTAAATTGTTCAATCGTACGCAGACTTCTCTTTATTCTGCTCAGTTTGATGCGAATACATGGGCTCGTACAGATTATAAATTTAAACCTTCGATTGTGTCTCAAACCCCTAAAGCGGGTTTCTTGCCTTTGGCCGAGGGACTTTACATCAACGAAACTTATTCAGATACTATTATCTCTGAAATTGCGAAGTCGAAATTGTCTAAAAGGAAACAATATGTGTATAGTTGTCTCAATTTCATGCTACTGAAAGAAGTTGTGGAAAAAATATCGAAAGAGGATTTGAATACATTTGTACAGGAAAACTTTTTCAGTAAGCTGGGAGCTACAACAACGACTTACAATCCGTTGACAAAATTCGATAAGCAAAGGATTGTCCCTACCGAGAAAGATGACTTTCTACGCAAACAACTCTTGCAAGGCTATGTACATGACGAAGGTGCAGCTTTTATGGGTGGAATATCGGGTAATGCAGGCTTATTTTCGGATGCGAATGATATTGCCAAACTGTATCAAATGTGGCTGAATATGGGTACGTATGGCGGTGAGGAGTATTTGTCGCCAAAAACATGTCAACTGTTTCTTCAAGCAAAGAGCGGAATTTCACGCCGTGGGCTGGGATTTGATAAGCCGGAAACAACCACAGGTAAATCGAGTCCGACAGCATTAAGCGCCCCTGCTGGTACATACGGGCATACCGGTTTTACAGGAACTTGCTTCTGGGTCGATCCCGATAATAATTTAATTTATATATTTTTGTCGAACAGAGTGAACGATAAGCGAACTCATAATGCGATATCTACTTTAAATATACGTACACGTATTCAGGAGGAGATATATTCGGCGATGAAAAAAGGAACTTTATCACAAGAATCAAATATAACTAATACTAATACCAATGACAAACAAAAGACTGACGCTGAATGA
- a CDS encoding CDP-alcohol phosphatidyltransferase family protein, translating to MKKHIPNTLTSLNLFSGSIATVMAFQGEYTWVVVWVIIAALFDFSDGFAARLLKAYSPIGKELDSLADMVSFGLAPSIAAFRFLSDNTIRISQNPIIVEYLPYIAFLLAIFSALRLAKFNVDERQSESFIGLNTPANAMFWVSFCYGLAYKVPMITPSLIYTFLVAIVVFSLLMVSEIPMFSLKIKNIKFKGNEYRYFLAAFIIVATITIGVLGIAAGILLYITLSIFQQTGILKK from the coding sequence ATGAAAAAGCATATCCCAAACACACTCACTTCTCTCAATCTGTTTTCAGGATCGATAGCCACCGTTATGGCATTTCAGGGAGAATATACATGGGTAGTAGTATGGGTTATCATCGCAGCCCTGTTCGATTTCTCCGATGGGTTTGCCGCTCGCTTGCTGAAGGCCTATTCCCCAATAGGTAAAGAGCTCGACTCTTTGGCCGACATGGTTAGTTTTGGATTAGCCCCCAGCATTGCCGCCTTCCGCTTCCTGTCAGACAACACAATACGCATATCTCAGAATCCGATCATAGTAGAATATCTGCCATATATAGCATTCTTACTCGCTATTTTTTCAGCTTTGCGCTTAGCAAAGTTCAATGTAGATGAAAGACAGAGCGAGTCTTTTATCGGGTTAAACACTCCGGCTAATGCTATGTTTTGGGTTAGCTTCTGTTATGGTCTTGCATACAAAGTTCCGATGATTACTCCATCATTGATATATACTTTTCTGGTTGCCATTGTAGTATTCTCATTACTCATGGTATCGGAAATTCCAATGTTCTCGTTGAAGATAAAAAACATCAAGTTTAAAGGAAACGAGTACCGTTATTTTCTTGCAGCATTCATTATCGTAGCTACAATAACAATCGGAGTACTAGGAATAGCAGCAGGAATATTGCTATATATCACCTTATCTATCTTTCAACAAACAGGAATATTAAAGAAGTAA
- a CDS encoding M15 family metallopeptidase, with the protein MRKIKKYIFLYCCLLLLPCVLFAQQQKIASISLEEYLQTQELVNVNALDSSIRVDLKYATTDNFTKTILYNSLTNIYLHPLAAKKLLAAQKYLKTLHPDYSLLVYDAVRPLSVQRKMYRVVQNTKYAAYVANPSRTGLHNYGMAVDLTICNKKGVPLDMGTPFDFFGGAAGINKEAELVQRGVLTKQQVANRELLRKVMRYAGFLTIRGEWWHFNALHLTEARKLYKVIE; encoded by the coding sequence ATGAGGAAGATTAAAAAATATATATTTCTATATTGCTGTCTTTTGTTGTTGCCTTGTGTTTTATTTGCTCAGCAGCAAAAGATAGCATCTATTAGTCTCGAAGAATATCTGCAAACGCAGGAGCTGGTAAATGTCAATGCTCTGGATAGCAGTATTCGTGTAGATTTGAAGTATGCAACAACAGATAACTTTACAAAAACAATTCTTTACAATTCGTTGACAAATATATATCTGCATCCTTTGGCTGCAAAAAAGTTGCTAGCAGCACAAAAATATTTGAAGACTCTCCATCCTGATTATAGTTTATTGGTTTATGATGCCGTACGTCCTTTAAGTGTGCAGCGTAAGATGTATCGGGTGGTACAGAATACCAAATATGCGGCTTATGTCGCAAACCCTTCACGTACAGGTCTTCATAATTATGGAATGGCAGTAGATCTTACGATTTGTAACAAAAAAGGTGTACCTTTGGATATGGGTACTCCCTTCGATTTTTTTGGTGGTGCTGCCGGTATCAATAAGGAGGCTGAATTGGTGCAACGAGGGGTTCTTACAAAACAGCAGGTCGCAAATCGTGAATTATTGCGCAAAGTGATGAGGTATGCCGGTTTTTTGACTATACGTGGCGAATGGTGGCACTTCAATGCTCTACATCTTACAGAAGCTCGCAAGTTGTATAAGGTTATTGAATAA
- a CDS encoding phosphatase PAP2 family protein codes for MNALRKVSLFIIILFTQTGIIYLYAQEYKPLITSKPKLLQSSSLPDKTLFPKIDLSALPQAPLNIDSDKWENKIPELNIEQISFNSTYPRLIAPTLFIAYGIMAHENHMLKDLDKSTNNEVGEHFKNKMIYDDYLQFAPAVSVYALNLAGIKGNHDLKDVTIIMATSHLLMAGTVNILKNSTGVLRPDGSTRNSFPSGHTATSFVGAHILFREYIGKSPYIAFSGYIASSATGALRVLNKRHWVSDVLMGAGIGIFSVEASYLLLPTINKILYPNHLNSKHTLAIAPNIGDNSYGIGMEYTF; via the coding sequence ATGAATGCGCTTAGAAAAGTAAGTCTTTTTATCATTATACTATTCACGCAGACAGGCATTATATATTTGTATGCCCAAGAATATAAGCCGTTAATTACATCCAAACCGAAATTATTACAAAGCAGCTCTTTGCCCGACAAGACATTATTTCCTAAAATAGATTTATCTGCATTACCTCAGGCTCCTTTAAATATCGACTCCGACAAATGGGAAAACAAAATTCCAGAATTAAATATTGAACAAATAAGCTTTAACTCAACGTATCCCAGATTAATAGCGCCTACTCTATTTATCGCTTACGGCATCATGGCACACGAGAATCATATGCTTAAAGATCTGGACAAAAGCACAAACAATGAGGTAGGCGAGCACTTTAAGAATAAGATGATATATGATGATTATCTACAGTTTGCTCCTGCCGTTTCTGTATATGCACTAAATCTTGCGGGAATTAAAGGTAATCACGATCTGAAAGATGTAACGATCATAATGGCTACGTCTCACCTTCTGATGGCGGGAACTGTCAACATTCTAAAAAACAGTACCGGAGTACTTAGACCTGACGGGTCGACACGCAATTCATTTCCGTCGGGTCATACAGCTACGAGTTTTGTCGGTGCACACATACTGTTCCGTGAGTATATAGGCAAATCACCCTACATAGCTTTTAGCGGATATATAGCCTCTTCTGCAACAGGTGCATTGCGTGTACTTAACAAAAGGCATTGGGTAAGTGATGTTTTAATGGGAGCCGGTATAGGCATATTCAGTGTCGAAGCCAGTTATCTTTTATTGCCAACAATCAATAAAATTTTATACCCGAACCACTTAAATTCGAAACATACTCTGGCAATAGCTCCAAATATAGGAGATAACTCTTACGGAATAGGAATGGAATACACCTTCTGA
- the rplS gene encoding 50S ribosomal protein L19 yields the protein MDLIKVAEEAFATGKEFPKFKSGDTVTIAYRIKEGNKERVQQYRGVVIKIAGHGTKKRFTVRKMSDNIGVERIFPIESPFIDSITVNKVGKVRRAKLYYLRSLTGKKARIKEKRVVSNKA from the coding sequence ATGGACTTAATTAAAGTTGCAGAAGAAGCATTTGCTACAGGAAAAGAGTTTCCTAAATTCAAAAGTGGTGACACAGTGACAATTGCTTACCGTATCAAAGAAGGTAACAAGGAACGTGTTCAGCAGTACCGCGGTGTGGTTATTAAAATTGCAGGACACGGAACAAAAAAACGTTTCACTGTTCGTAAAATGTCTGACAACATCGGTGTAGAAAGAATTTTCCCTATCGAATCACCATTTATTGACAGTATCACTGTAAACAAAGTGGGTAAAGTTCGTCGTGCTAAATTGTATTACCTTCGTAGTCTTACAGGTAAGAAAGCTAGAATCAAAGAAAAAAGAGTTGTATCTAACAAAGCTTAA